Part of the Companilactobacillus zhachilii genome is shown below.
GGGCATTTCCAATGTGAATATAGTTATACACAGTTGGTCCACAGACATACATATTAACTTGGTTAGGTGTTATTGGTTTAAATTCTTCTTTTTCTCTTGTTAAGGTATTAAAAATTTTCAACATAATCTTCACCTATATAAAAAAGGGGTTGAGGCAAACTAAGTTTTCCTTCAACCTCTTTTCTGTTTTATTTTTATTTGAAACGAACTAGTTCATTTCCTTCAAAGTCTTGTCGATATTAGCAAGGGCTTTTTCTTTACCAAACAATTCGATTGTTTCAGCAATAGCTGGACCATGCATTGTTCTTGTAGCAGCAATTCTAGCTGGCATGTAAAGTTTTCTACCCTTAACACCAGTATCAGCTCTAACTGATTGAATAGCAGCCATAATTTGTGTAGCTGTGAAGCGAGTAATCTTTTCTAACTTACCCTTCAAATCAGTAATAGCAGCCTTGGCATCATCGTCAGCAAGTTCTTTTTGTTCGTCATCAGTTAGATGTTCTGGTTGATTAAAGAAGACATCTGACAAGTCAACGATTTGTTGTGTATAACTCATTTGTGGCATGTAAAGTTCTGTTAAATGTCTGACCCATTGAATTTCATCAGTACTTGGTTCAGCATCAATCCGTTTAGCTTCAATCAAATTACCCAAAACTAAGTCAGTAATTTCACTAACATCAGCTGTCTTAACGTATTGGTTGTTGACCCATTCAAGTTTCTTTTGGTCAAACTTAGCAGGTGATTTGCTCAAACGATGTTCATCAAAAATCTTGATAAATTGCTTACGTGTGAATAATTCATCTTCACCCACTGGAGACCAGCCAAGTAAAGTAATGAAGTTAAACATAGCTTCTGGTAAGTAACCTAATTCACGATATTGTTCGATGAATTGGAGAATTGATTCATCACGTTTACTTAATTTCTTACCAGTTTCAGTATTGATGATAAGTGTCATATGGCCGAACTTAGGTGCTTCCCAGCCAAGGGCATCATAAATCATCAATTGTTTTGGTGTATTAGCAACGTGGTCATCACCACGAAGCACGTGAGAGATTTCCATCAAATGGTCATCAATAACAACCGCAAAGTTGTATGTAGGCATACCGTCACGCTTTTGGATAACCCAATCGCCACCGATAGTGTCTGAACCGATTGAAACTTTACCCTTTACGATATCGTCCCATTCGTAATTTTTAGCATGTGGTACGTGGAATCTGACAACTGGTTGTAAACCAGCATCTTCAGCTTCTTTGATCTTGGCAGCTTTTTCTTCTTCTGTCATACCTGCAAATTCATATTCGTAGTGTGGCATTTGACCATGAGCTTCTTGATCTTCACGCATCTTTGTTAGTTGTTCTTCAGTCAGATATGATTTGTAAGCTAAGCCCTTTTCAAGTAATTCATCAATATATTTTTGATAAATTTCTTTTCTTTCTGATTGACGGTAAGGACCATAATCTCCACCGACATCTGGACCTTCATCCCAATCAACGCCAAGCCATTTAAGGTTTTCTAGTTGACTCTTTGTACCACCTTCAACGTTACGCTTTGTATCTGTATCCTCGATACGGATTACGAAAGTTCCCTTGTGACTACGTGCGAACAAGTAGTTAAAGATAGCTGTTCTAGCATTCCCAATGTGCAAGTGACCTGTTGGACTTGGTGCATATCTTACACGAATTTTGTTATCTGACTTTTTTGCCATTTCTGTGTTCTCCCCTTTTATTTCTCGAGTTGTTCCGATTTGAATTCCGTTTGCCATTACTGTTATGGTTTTTGTTTGAACCGCCATTATTATGGTTATTGGAATTCTCTTTGGCACTACTCTTTTCTTGGATACCATGCATTGAATGCTTAGGCTTTGCGAATATCATTTTACCAGCATCAGTTTGCAATGCACTAGTTACGACGACATCGACATCCTTGTTAATGAAGTATTTACCTTCTTCAACAACGACCATCGTACCATCCTCTAGGTATGCGACACCTTGCTCTCTTTCAGTACCCTCTTTTATAACTTTAACAGTCATCGTTTCTCCTGGCAAAACCATTGGTTTCAAAACTTTGGCTAGTTCGTTAATGTTAAGCACTTGAACATTTTGAAATTCACTTACCTTACTTAAATTATAATCATTTGTGATGACAGCACCACCGATTTCTTTAGCTAATTTAAGCAATTTCATATCCACTTCTGGAATATTATCATAATCACGCGTTGTTGTTTCGTAATTAATCGTTTGATCCATCTTAATTTCATTTAAGATATCTAAACCACGACGTCCACGTTCACGCTTTTGATTATCACTAGAATCGGAAATTAGTTGTAACTCATGAACAACGAAGTCCGGAATCATCAACTTACCTTCCAAAAATCCCGTTTGTGCTAATTGATGAATACGACCATCAATCACCACTGATGTATCCAAAATTTTATATGGATAAAAATCTTTTTTGGCTGAACGACGAGTTACTTCACCCTCAGAAGCAATCTCATTATTCTTATCTGCTGCTGTTTTATTATTATTTCGTTTTGAAATCGAAAAGTTGTTCCAATCATTCCGACGACTCGTTCCCATTCGAAAACCGATCCAGCCAAAAACAATCATTAAAATAACTGGAATAACATTTGAGAACATATTGTGCATCATATAAAACGGAATTGAAATAATATTAGCTAAAACTAAACCACCAATTAAAAATCCTGAGCCATAAATGATCCAGCCGGGTGATCTTGAATTAAGATATTTTTCAATTTGTTGATTCAAATTCAAGATTGGTTTAACAAACAAGAACGACACAAAATAAAATATAATACATCCAATAAGTCCATCAAAATAGCCGTTATTGATAAAAGCAATTCCTGCTAAACCTGATACTTCCCACAAGCTAGGTAAAACGGTAATTCCGACAGCGATACCTAACAGTGCAAAAATTATATTTATTACAATTTTTCGCATAAAAACCTCCTCATTAGAAAATTTTGTTCATTGCATCTGATACTGTACTAACACCGATTATTTGAATTTTATTGTCTTTCGACCAATCACCGAGATTATTCTTGGGAATGAAAATACGCTTAAAGCCTAGTTTTTCGGCTTCATTGACACGCTGATCAATGCGGTTAACGCGACGAACTTCACCTGTCAAACCAACTTCACCAACGAAACAATCTGTTCCAGGAATCCCAGTATTTTTATAACTTGATGCGATTGACATGGCCAAAGCTAAATCAATAGCTGGCTCATCCAACTTTACACCACCAGTCGACTTTAAGTAGGCATCTTGATTTTGAAGCATCAAGTTGCCACGTTTTTCCAACACTGCCATGATCACAGAAACGCGGTTGTGATCTAAACCTGTGGCAGTTCTTTTGGCATTCCCAAAAACTGTTGGTGTGATTAATGATTGGATTTCTACCAAAATTGGTCTCGTACCTTCCATGGAAACAACCACGGCGGAACCATTGGCATCAGCTAAACGTTCTTCCAAAAAGATCTCCGATGGATTAGCAACTTCAACTAAGCCCTTTGTCCGCATTTCAAAAATACCAATCTCATTAGTTGAACCAAAACGATTTTTCACTGAACGCAAAATTCGATAGCTGTGGTGAGTATCCCCTTCAAAGTATAGAACAGTATCAACCATATGTTCCAAAATTTTTGGACCGGCAATGGCCCCACCTTTGGTCACATGACCAACGACAAAAACAGTAATATTTTGTTGTTTAGCAATATTCATTAACTCGGCTGTTACTTCACGAATTTGTGAAACACTACCGACAGCTGAGGTAATTTCTGGCTCATCCATTGTTTGGACAGAATCAATAATCAAATAATCTGGGTGCATTTCATCAATCGTTTCACGGATATAACTCATATCGGTTTGGGGATAAAGGTACAAATTGTCACCCTTGACCCCAATCCGATCGGCACGCATTTTAATTTGTGAAGCACTCTCTTCACCAGAAACATACAAAACTTTACTACCATCTTTGGCCAATTGTCCTGATACTTGTGTTAACAACGTCGATTTACCAATACCAGGATCACCACCAATCAAAATCAATGATCCTGGGACGATACCGCCACCAAGTACTCGGTTTAATTCACCCAAATCAGTTTCAACTCGAGGCTCCTTCTCAAAAGATACCTCATTTAACTTCATAGGCTTTGCTTCAACGTCACTAACTCGACGACTGGGAGTTGCACTAGCTTTGGCAGCTTCTGGATGTTCAACTTCTTCAACCATTTGATTCCAGACACCACAGTTAGGACAACGTCCTAAATACTTTGGTGAAACATAGCCACAATTTTGACATACGAATTTCGTTTTAACTTTTGCCAATAAAATAGTTCCTTTCTTATTATATTCCTGAAGAACCAAATCCTCCATTACGTTTCGTTAATCCGCCTTCATCATTATCAGTTGTTAGATATTTGATGAAAATACCTTGTGCCAAACGTTCACCCTTTTTAACAGTATAATCAACTGGGAAAAAGTTGATCAATTGAACAAACAGTTCTCCCTCGTTGCTTTCATTATTATAATAATCAGCATCAACAACACCAATACCATTAGGAATTGATAAGCCACGCTTCAATGGGTTGCTAGAACGACTGGCAATAATTAACACTTCATCGTCTTGCATATATGCTTTAACACCGGTTGGAACTAAAACTGGTTTAATTGACTTTTGAACTTCAGCAATTTTATCATCATCCATTTTGCCTTTATTGAGCAAAAATTTCAAAACATTGAGCACACCGAACTTCCAAATTGAAGGCACTACAAAATCTTCAGCGCTCTCAATGTCATATCCTGCGGCATTTTTAGTTTGACGAACTGGTAAATTAATATCTTTACCTTCGTATTTTTTTACAATTTCAAATCCACGTTTTTTAGTCAAATCGAAAACTCCTTAAGCATTAGATATCTAAAATAATAGCATTTTAGAAGCTATAAAACTATTCATTACACTGACTTTCTTCTTATAATAGAGTAGTATTATATTAAATTTAACTTAAGGTGGTTTTTTTTGATGCCGCCTCCAGTCGTGATTGAGTCAGTCTGCTGTGGTGACCGCTTGGAGCCAAGGCCTCTAGGCTCGATTTTGAGCTTTGACAATTTGCAAATCTCAAAACTCGTCCCGTGCTGTAAGAACGGAAAATCACCGTCCTAACACCACCACTGCTAACTAACTCAATCACGACTTCCAGCTAACTTAATTGAATGATTACTAGATAATGATTATAAATTGATAATTAAACAATTAAATTCCATAGTAATTTAGCTGGAGGGAGGGAGAATTGTTATCCAGCAGTGATAGCGGAGTTAGAGCTTTAGCTCTTACTCCACGGACGTATTTTGAGACTTGCGGTTTGTGCAAGGCTCAAAATCGAGGTCTGAGACCTTGGCTCAGACCGGTCCCACAGCAGGATAACAATTCTCCCTTCCGGAAGCGGCATCCCTTAGTTAATTAAAAAGCAGGAGGTAATTTTATGGAAATGAAACATGAGGACGGTCGTTTCTTTCTTGAAGATAATGACGAAATGATTGGTGAAATCACTTATTCCGCTGTTAAAGATGGAGTTATTTCACTTGATCACACTTATGTCAGCGATTCATATCGTGGACAAGGATTGGCTGGTAAACTTTTGAACGCTGCTTTAGATTTTGCTGATTTGAAGGGGCTCAAAATCGTCCCAGTTTGTGAGTACGCTAAAGCTACTTTTGAAAGAAAACCAGAAATCAGATTTTTGTTAGCTGAAAATTACCAAGAGCTATTAAAAAAGGGGGAAAATTAGTTGGATCAAAATGAATTAAAGAAAGCCGTTGGCATCAAGTCTGTTGACTACATCAAGAGTGATTCTGTTGTCGGACTAGGTACTGGTTCTACTGTTTATTATATGATTGAGGAACTTGGCAAACGTTATCAAGCCGGTGAAATTAAAAATATCGTTGCGGTGACAACTTCATCCCGTTCAGAAAAACAAGCTAAATCTTTAGGTATTCCAACCAAAGATTTAAATGATGTTGATCATATTGACTTAACAATTGATGGTGCCGACCAAATCGATAAAAACTACCAAGGTATTAAAGGTGGCGGTGCTGCCCACTTACTTGAAAAAATGGTTGCAACTAATTCCACCAAAAACATTTGGATCGTCGACCAATCAAAATTGGCTGACACTTTGGGAAGTTTTCCATTACCACTTGAAGTTATTCCTTTCGGTTGTGAAAAGACTTTTGTCGATCTTCAAAAAGAAGACTTGCATCCTGAATTCCGTTTAGATGATAAAGGCGACCGTGTTTTAACACATAATAAAAATTACGTTATTGATTTAAAGATGGGCGAAATTAAGCACCCTCATCTACTAGCCGATTGGTTAGATCATCAAGTTGGAATAGTTGCACATGGACTATTTCTTGATATAGTTAATACTATTATCGTTGGTTATGACGATGGACCTAAAGTAATTGAAAATATCAGATAGAGGAGATTATTGTATGACTAAAGAAATCACATCATCAGAATTAGATAAATTTAAAACTGCATTTGAAAACACACCTGGTTCTTCTGCAATTAAAAATGCAGTAGCTAACAACGGTTTGTTCAAATCAAGTGAAACAATGGCTTCAAAAGTTGCCATGGACCCTACTTTCTCAGTTGAAATTGATACTGGTAAAGTTGCCGATCAAAAGCAATCTGGATTATGCTGGGTTTTCGCAGCATTGAACACAATGAGACACCCTCTTCAAGATAATTTCAAAATTAAGGGATTCGAATTATCACAAGGCTACATGCTTTTCTGGGATAAACTAGAAAAATCAAATTACTTCTTTGAAAATGTTATCAACACAGCTGCCCTACCTACTGGCGACCGTAAAGTTGACTTTTTAATGGCAACACCTCAACAAGACGGTGGTCAATGGGATATGGTTATGGCACTAGTTCAAAAATATGGTGTTGTTCCTAAGGCTGTTATGCCAGATACATTCAGTCGTACAAACTCTTCCGAACTAAATAATGTTCTTAATAAAAAATTACGTAAAGATGCTATTATCTTGCGTGACCTTGTTAATGATAATAAATCTGCTGAAGATATCGAACGTAAGAAGAATGAACTTCTAAGCGAAATCTACAAGATTTTGGTTTACACAGTTGGCGTTCCACCTACCAAATTCGACTGGGCTTACCGTGACGATGATAAAAATTATCACAAAGAAACAGGTATCACACCTCAAGAATTCTTCAAGAAATATGTTGGCTGGGACTTAGACAGTTATATCTCAACAATCAACGCCCCAACAGCTGACAAACCATACAATCACGTTTATACCGTTGAAATGTTAGGTAATGTCGTTGGTGGTCGCCAAGTACGCCACTTGAACCTTGAAATCAATGACTTCAAGAAGTTAGCTGTTAAACAACTCCAAGCCGGCGAAACTGTTTGGTTCGGTAGTGATGTTGGTCAAAGTTCAGACCGTAAGATTGGTATCATGGATACAAACATTTATGATCTTGAAGGCCTACTAAATACCGACTTGAAGATGACCAAAGCAGAACGCCTTGATTACATCGAAAGTATGATGACACACGCCATGGTTATTACAGGTGTTGACTTAGACGAAAATGGTAACCCATTGAAGTGGAAAGTTGAAAACTCATGGGGTGAAAAAGTTGGAACTAAAGGTTACTTCGTAATGAGCGACTCATGGTTCGATGAATTCGTTTATCAACTAGTTATCAACAAGAAATACTTACCAGAAGATCTTAAGAATACCTTTGAAACAGAATCAAAAGATCCAAAAGTATTGGCACCATGGGATCCAATGGGCGCATTAGCTTAATATCTAAATATCAAAAATAAATCAAAAGAAGTCCTCGAAAGCTCAGAACAAAAGGTTCTAGTTTCTGGGACTTCTTTTTTATAAATAACGATAGTTTCATACATTTCATAGTTCAATGAATTTAAATTAAATAACTAAAAGTTAGAAATTTAAAAATATACTTTAAGTATGGTGCTCTAATCTTTAAGGCAATAAAAATAGTAATCTGCAAATTCAACATGCTGTATAAAAAACAACGAATAAACTAGCCAGAGGGAGCAATGAAATCAGGACGCTGTGAAAGTGGCGTTAGCTTTAGCTCTTACACCACGGGACGAACTTTGAAACTCGCGGTCTTTGCGAGGTTCAAAGTCGAGATTCGAGACCTTGGCTCGAATCGGTCCCCACAGCGACCTGATTTCATTGTTCCTGGAGGCGGCATGCCTAACTTAATATCTTTCAGTAAACAGGTAAAAACTTCCCCACTGCTCTATAATAAAATTAATATCTAATAAAGGAGTTGTTTCTATGAAAAATAACCAATTTGCAATTCGTCCAACAGACTTTACAGATCAATTAAAAGAGCTGACTGAAATTGGATTCCTTGATAAAGATAATGAATCTGAAACCAATCCGATTCAATTGTGGATCAGTTTTTTAAGTAAAAGTTTTTTAGAAGCTAAAACTTCCTCAACTTTTGAAGAAGAATTAAAAACTTATATGGCAACACCAGAACAAAATTTAAATGATTACTTAGATTCAGCGACACATGTTTCAGTTACCGCTTTTTATAATGTAGCGTTACAACTTTTAAAATTTAACCCAGACGTTGATTTTTCATTCTCTGATCCTTTGGCCGCAATGAAGAAAATCCAATTGATGATTGCTGATCATAACGGCGATACATTTACGATTGAAGAATTAAAATCTGCTTGGTATTGGTTATTGGCAACTCATAATAAAGTTGGTCAAACTTATCTTGACTCACTTGCTACTAAAGGATATTTCACTAAATTTTATGGCAAAGTAACTAAGCCGCTATTATTCAATGGTAAAACCTTACCCGTCTTTGATCCACATGAATTAATTCGTGAAGTTGTCTATGTTGAATCTCCACAAGACAGTGACCATGACGGCAAACGTGACCTTTTAAAAGCTGAGATTTTGCGTCCCAGTGAAACTGAAAATGGCTTGAAAGTCCCAGTTCTTTACACAGCCAGCCCATACAACCAAGGAACTAATGATGAAACTGGTGAAAAACTCACCCATAACGTCAACGTACCTTTAACACGTAAAACACCAAACAATCTTCAATACTCTGACATTGAGTATCATAACGATGACCCAATAATTCCCGAGCCAAGAACGGTTAACGGTGAAACAAAACGTGCTGAACAAACTTTTGCTCGTGAAAGTTCTTATACATTAAATGATTACTTCTTAGCCCGTGGCTTTGCCGTTGTCTACATGGCCGGTATCGGAACCAAAGATTCAGATGGCTTTAGAACAACTGGTGATCCTGAAGAGACTACTTCAACTGTTTCAATCATTAAATGGCTAACTGGTCAATTACCTGCCTTTACTAATCGAACTGACAATATTGAAATCAAAGCATGGTGGTCTAATAAAAAAGTCGCCATGACTGGTCGCTCATACTTAGGAACCTTAGCCACAGCCGCTGCTACTACTGGTGTTACTGGACTCAAAACAGTTATCAGTGAAGCCGCTATCTCTAGTTGGTATGACTACTATCGTGACGGTGGTTTAGTCATTGCCCTGGTGGTTTTCCGGGCGAAGATGCCGATGTTTTAGCTGAAGAAACTTTCAGTCGACGCCTCCAACCTGGTGATTTCCACAACATTAAAGACAAGTGGTCAAACCAAGTTAAAGCTATTGAAAAAGGTCAAGATCGTACCACAGGTGATTACAATACTTTCTGGGACGCTCGTAACTATCATAAGAACTTCAAAAATATTACGGCAGATGTTTTCATGGTCCATGGTCTGAATGATTGGAACGTTAAGCCTCGTAATGTTGAACGTCTTTGGAACGGAATCAAACATAACGGCGTTACGCAAAAGCTCATCTTGCATCAAGGCCAACATATTTATATCAATGCTTTTCGTTCGATTGACTATAACGATATCATCAATCTCTGGTTGACTTATGAACTACTCGGTATCGATAACCAAGCAAAGGAAATCATTCCTAATGTTATTATCCAAGATAATACGAAGCCAGAAAATTGGATAACTTGCAAAGACTGGTCTAACGCCGAAAATTCACAAATTAAATATAATTTATCAATTGATAAATTAACAACTGAACCTGTTACAGAAAATCTTCAAACATTCCAAGATCATTTAGATCAAACCATCTTTGACAATTATGCCAAGCATAACGATACTTGGGAGCAAAATCTAGTTGCGGCTGACGATAAACTATCCGATAACCAACTAATTTATAAGACCAACCGCCTATCCGACGATTTAACAATTGATGGTAAAGTCAGCTTGAATCTGAAAGTCAGTTCAAGTAACGATATTGGATTACTTAGTTTCCAATTAATTGACTACGGTGATGCCAAACGCTTAACCGTTTCTCCAACTTTATTAGCTAAAAATAGTCTAGCTGAAACTTACGACTGGCGTGAGGATGACTTACGAGAATTTACAACTGCTGCCTCAACCCCATTCAAAATGATCACTAAAGGTCATATAAACTTACAGAATCGTGAAAATAACTATAAAGTAGATGAACTAAAGCCAAATATTTTCTATAATGTTGGTGTTGAACTACAACCAACATTTTATAAGTTGCTCAAGGGACATCAATTAGGTTTGATTGTTTATGCCACTGACTTTGGTATGACCGTTCGTGGCAATCAAAATATCAAATACACAGTTCAAGCAAATGATTCTTCATTAGTGGTTCCAATTCAAACAGATTAATACCATTATCAAGTGATTGCTTTGATATATAGCGAAACCCACTAGACCAAAATTAAGTGGTTTCATACTAGCAATTCTAATGTTATAATCGCGGTTGAACTGTTTATTTTTGGAGATTATTTATATGGAAAAGACACAACTAAATTCATTGAAGAATAACCCCCATTCAAAGAAAAGTGTTGCAGGATTCCTAATTGCTTTGGGAATCGTATATGGGGACATTGGTACTTCTCCTCTATACGTTATGCACTCTTTGATGGTTGGGAATGGTGGACTGGAAAAAATGTCCACCAACTTTATTCTAGGCAGTGTTTCATTAATTTTTTGGACACTGACTTTAGTCACGACAATTAAGTATGTTTTAATTGCTCTTCGTGCTGATAACCGAGGTGAAGGTGGAATTTTTGCCCTCTATACCTTAGTCAGGAAACGCGCTAAGTGGCTGATCATTCCGGCTATGGTCGGTGGGGCAACCTTCTTAGCCGATGGTATGATGACACCAGCTGTTACTGTTACAGCCGCCATTGAAGGTTTAAAGGGCATTGCGATACACAACACTGTCCTAATCAGTACGCAAAACCAGGTAATCATAGTCACGCTGATTATTTTGTCGACCCTCTTCTTTATCCAAAGATTTGGTACACAATTAATTGGTCGTGCCTTTGGTCCCATCATGTTGATATGGTTCGCATTCCTTGGATTAATGGGAATTCTTAACCTTTCATCTGACTGGTCAATGATCAGAGCTTTGAATCCGTACTATGCTTTTGAATTACTCAGAAGTCCAATCAATATTCGTGGCGTCTTCATCCTAGGTAGTATTTTCCTTGCTACTACTGGTGCTGAAGCCCTTTATTCTGATATGGGACACGTTGGTCGACCAAATATTTATACTAGTTGGCCTTTCGTTAAAATCTGTCTGTTACTAAGTTATTTAGGACAAGCTACATGGATTTTGAGTGTAAAGGATAATCACGCACTTCAAAACATGGGTTCAGCGATGAATCCGTTCTACCAATCCATTCCTGCTGACTTCAGACTCTTTGGAATCTTCCTCTCAGCTATGGCAGCTATCATTGCTTCTCAAGCATTGATCTCTGGTTCTTACACATTGGTATCTGAAGCTACTAAGTTGAAGATTTTCCCAAGATTGAAAACTTACTATCCAACTAACTTCAAGGGTCAACTTTATATCCCAACAGTTAACTCAATTATCTGGGTCGTTTGTTTGTTCATTGTTTTCTATTTCAAAACTTCAGAAAACATGTCAAATGCCTATGGTCTAGAAATTACTATCACAATGCTTATGACAACAATTTTGCTCCATCAATGGTTGTTGATGAAACGTGCCAACCGGATTTTTACAACGGTTATTATCAGTTTCTTCTTTATCATTGAAAGTATCTTCTTCGTAACTAACAGTAGTAAATTTATTCACGGTGCTTACATTACAATGTTTATTGCCGCTTTACTTATTGCTGTTATGTTCATTTGGAGATACGGCGAACGTCTCAAAGACGATAACACTTACCGGAGCCACTTTGTTTCATTACTAGCTTTTAAACATCAATTAAACGATTTAAGAAAAGATCCAAGTTACCCACTTTACACTACTAACTTGGTTTACCTAACAAAGATTCACGACGGTTATCGTATTAAAAAGAATATTCTTTATTCAATTCTTGATAAACGTCCAAAACGAGCTCAAGTTTATTGGTTTGTAACAGTTAATGTTACTGACGAACCTTATACTGCAGCTTATAGTGTTGAAACTTTTGATACTGACTACATGGTCAGCGTTCAACTTTACTTAGGCTTCAGAGTTGACCAAAAGGTTAACGTTTACTTACGTCAAGTTGTTAACGATATGATGTCAAATGGTGAAATCAAGCCACAACCACAGAAATATACAACTATTCCTGATCGTGATGTTGGTGACTTCTCATTTGCTATTATTAAAGAAGTTCTCTCACCAGATACGAAAATCAGTAGTTTGAAGAAGAGTGTTATTCATATGCGCTTCTTCCTACAAAAGTTTATTTCACCAGCTAACTGGTTTGGACTATCATACAGTGATGTAGTTGAAGAACGTGTTCCATTAGTTCTTGGTAAAGTTTCACTCAATCGATTACGCCTCGTCCGTAAAGATCGCTCAGCCTTGAAAGATATTAAAGTTGACGAAGAAATCGACGATGACGACGAAGATTAAAGAGTGGGACAAAACAGTTTCAGCTTTCGAACATTAAAACAAAAGGCACCAGTAATCCGATTTTGGATTGCTGGTGCCTTTTGACTTAAGGGGAAAAACTGTGTTTTGTTCCACGTTTATGCTGCACGTTTAAGACAAAAATAGTTATGTCACAGCCC
Proteins encoded:
- the gltX gene encoding glutamate--tRNA ligase, with protein sequence MAKKSDNKIRVRYAPSPTGHLHIGNARTAIFNYLFARSHKGTFVIRIEDTDTKRNVEGGTKSQLENLKWLGVDWDEGPDVGGDYGPYRQSERKEIYQKYIDELLEKGLAYKSYLTEEQLTKMREDQEAHGQMPHYEYEFAGMTEEEKAAKIKEAEDAGLQPVVRFHVPHAKNYEWDDIVKGKVSIGSDTIGGDWVIQKRDGMPTYNFAVVIDDHLMEISHVLRGDDHVANTPKQLMIYDALGWEAPKFGHMTLIINTETGKKLSKRDESILQFIEQYRELGYLPEAMFNFITLLGWSPVGEDELFTRKQFIKIFDEHRLSKSPAKFDQKKLEWVNNQYVKTADVSEITDLVLGNLIEAKRIDAEPSTDEIQWVRHLTELYMPQMSYTQQIVDLSDVFFNQPEHLTDDEQKELADDDAKAAITDLKGKLEKITRFTATQIMAAIQSVRADTGVKGRKLYMPARIAATRTMHGPAIAETIELFGKEKALANIDKTLKEMN
- a CDS encoding PIN/TRAM domain-containing protein produces the protein MRKIVINIIFALLGIAVGITVLPSLWEVSGLAGIAFINNGYFDGLIGCIIFYFVSFLFVKPILNLNQQIEKYLNSRSPGWIIYGSGFLIGGLVLANIISIPFYMMHNMFSNVIPVILMIVFGWIGFRMGTSRRNDWNNFSISKRNNNKTAADKNNEIASEGEVTRRSAKKDFYPYKILDTSVVIDGRIHQLAQTGFLEGKLMIPDFVVHELQLISDSSDNQKRERGRRGLDILNEIKMDQTINYETTTRDYDNIPEVDMKLLKLAKEIGGAVITNDYNLSKVSEFQNVQVLNINELAKVLKPMVLPGETMTVKVIKEGTEREQGVAYLEDGTMVVVEEGKYFINKDVDVVVTSALQTDAGKMIFAKPKHSMHGIQEKSSAKENSNNHNNGGSNKNHNSNGKRNSNRNNSRNKRGEHRNGKKVR
- the radA gene encoding DNA repair protein RadA, with the protein product MAKVKTKFVCQNCGYVSPKYLGRCPNCGVWNQMVEEVEHPEAAKASATPSRRVSDVEAKPMKLNEVSFEKEPRVETDLGELNRVLGGGIVPGSLILIGGDPGIGKSTLLTQVSGQLAKDGSKVLYVSGEESASQIKMRADRIGVKGDNLYLYPQTDMSYIRETIDEMHPDYLIIDSVQTMDEPEITSAVGSVSQIREVTAELMNIAKQQNITVFVVGHVTKGGAIAGPKILEHMVDTVLYFEGDTHHSYRILRSVKNRFGSTNEIGIFEMRTKGLVEVANPSEIFLEERLADANGSAVVVSMEGTRPILVEIQSLITPTVFGNAKRTATGLDHNRVSVIMAVLEKRGNLMLQNQDAYLKSTGGVKLDEPAIDLALAMSIASSYKNTGIPGTDCFVGEVGLTGEVRRVNRIDQRVNEAEKLGFKRIFIPKNNLGDWSKDNKIQIIGVSTVSDAMNKIF
- a CDS encoding dUTP diphosphatase, which encodes MTKKRGFEIVKKYEGKDINLPVRQTKNAAGYDIESAEDFVVPSIWKFGVLNVLKFLLNKGKMDDDKIAEVQKSIKPVLVPTGVKAYMQDDEVLIIASRSSNPLKRGLSIPNGIGVVDADYYNNESNEGELFVQLINFFPVDYTVKKGERLAQGIFIKYLTTDNDEGGLTKRNGGFGSSGI
- a CDS encoding GNAT family N-acetyltransferase, with amino-acid sequence MEMKHEDGRFFLEDNDEMIGEITYSAVKDGVISLDHTYVSDSYRGQGLAGKLLNAALDFADLKGLKIVPVCEYAKATFERKPEIRFLLAENYQELLKKGEN
- the rpiA gene encoding ribose-5-phosphate isomerase RpiA, which encodes MDQNELKKAVGIKSVDYIKSDSVVGLGTGSTVYYMIEELGKRYQAGEIKNIVAVTTSSRSEKQAKSLGIPTKDLNDVDHIDLTIDGADQIDKNYQGIKGGGAAHLLEKMVATNSTKNIWIVDQSKLADTLGSFPLPLEVIPFGCEKTFVDLQKEDLHPEFRLDDKGDRVLTHNKNYVIDLKMGEIKHPHLLADWLDHQVGIVAHGLFLDIVNTIIVGYDDGPKVIENIR
- a CDS encoding C1 family peptidase; its protein translation is MTKEITSSELDKFKTAFENTPGSSAIKNAVANNGLFKSSETMASKVAMDPTFSVEIDTGKVADQKQSGLCWVFAALNTMRHPLQDNFKIKGFELSQGYMLFWDKLEKSNYFFENVINTAALPTGDRKVDFLMATPQQDGGQWDMVMALVQKYGVVPKAVMPDTFSRTNSSELNNVLNKKLRKDAIILRDLVNDNKSAEDIERKKNELLSEIYKILVYTVGVPPTKFDWAYRDDDKNYHKETGITPQEFFKKYVGWDLDSYISTINAPTADKPYNHVYTVEMLGNVVGGRQVRHLNLEINDFKKLAVKQLQAGETVWFGSDVGQSSDRKIGIMDTNIYDLEGLLNTDLKMTKAERLDYIESMMTHAMVITGVDLDENGNPLKWKVENSWGEKVGTKGYFVMSDSWFDEFVYQLVINKKYLPEDLKNTFETESKDPKVLAPWDPMGALA